TGCTGAATTCAGTGGGAACCGCCCCCCAATCATTATCAAGCCTGAATGGGCGGCTGATAGCCGCGGAGGATGGCATCGGGAAATTATAACCATTAGCCATAATCGTCCCGTCTGCGGTTATCGCGCCGGTCGTGCCGTCACGTCCCGTATGGCGGAATGTTGAAGTTGTCGTCCCTATATTGAAAAATGAAGTGCAACCATAAGCCTGCGTCCGGCGGACGCAATCCAGGCCGGAAAAAGTCGTTCCCCGATTAAGCCATTTGGCGTTTGCCGCCGTAATATCACTCCGGCGGATGCGGATAAAGGTATTTGCCACACTGCCGGTATTAAGATTTCCGTTTACCGTCCACTGCGCAGAATAAACCCCGTCCGGATAATTTTCTCCCAGCCAGGGCATCCCCCACCAATAAGGCGTAACGCTCTCCCTGATGTATTTCACCCCGCCGGTTTGGTCAGTGGTTATTGACTGCTCATTACGGGTGCCTGTGCCGCCGTCAAAGGGTTTGCGCGATGTCGGAATGCTGTTGGCAAATCCGTTGGCGGAGTCATACCCGATTTCATTGCCTATTCCCATATAATAATAAGACCATCCGGTAATGCTGGTATAAACGCAATTTGCTCCGGTCAAAGCTGTCCTGATAAACTGGAAATACCTGGGTACATCTATCTCCATCCTGTCACCGCCGGTTCCACCGCCGCCATGCCAGCCATCCAACGAATCACCGGTGCCATTAACAAGTGTAGAGCTGATGCCGGGCCAATCGCTGATAGTATTATAACTGCCGTCGCGCAAGTTATCAAAATACCAGTTATAACCGTTATACGCACGCACATCCGAATAAGGGCAATGGCGCGGGTCACCCTGGAACTGGTAACGTTCGCTGAAGGGAACATTATCAATGCTATTTGTCCGCCAGATATAAGTTGAAGAAAGATTTGGCGGCTTATTCTTAGTAGGCCAGACCGTGCCGGTAGTCAGGTCGTCATTTATCCGTGTATGGATTTCAATTACATCGCTGGCAGGATTACCCAATTCACGAACTACCGCGGCGTTATTAATCGTGATAAGCCAGCGCGCGGTATTCTTAGGCACGGTTGAACAGCGTAAAAACGGCAGGCTGCTATTGCCCTGTAAGCCGTATACATAACCACTCGAAGCGGCATAAACCAGAGAGCCTCCCGCTCCGACATTATAAGGGTTAGTAGCGGTCATCACTGTCCATGAATTACCGGAGATGGAATAACGCCAGAACGCGGTATTTCCGGCGCCCTGGAAGGCGTAGATAAAATCACCTGAGCCGGGATAAACCAGAGCCCCGCCGCTGATAGCGCCTGTGCCGACATTACCGGGAGCATTCGTCATTGAAACCCAGGCATTCCCTGAAATGGAATAGCGCCAGAATGCATTGCTTGCGGCTCCGCGGAAGGCATAAATAAAATCCCCTCCGGTAGAAGCTAAAGCACCGCCTGCGCCGACATTAGCCAAAGCAACCGCCATGGCAGACCATGAATTTCCTGAAATGGAATAGCGCCAGAAGGTATTGGTCGTAGCTCCGCGGAAAGCATAAATAAAATCGCCTGTTCCGGGATAGCATAACGCGCCGCCTGTCCCAACAGCAGCCGGTGCAGCCGCCCTGGCTGTCCATGAATTTTCCGTATAATACTGGAAAGTGGTTTGGTTATTTCCCCTTAAGGCATAAATACGGCCGTTGGAAGGCACATAGGCTAATGAACCGCCTGCTCCGACATTGGACCCGTAATTCGCCTTTCCGGTCCAAGAATTACCTGAAATGGAATAACGCGAGAAAACCTGGCTATTCCCTCCTCGCAGGGCATAGATAAAATCGCCTCCTGTATAAGCCAAAGCCCCCCCATCGCCAATAGTGCTCGGCGCATTCGCCATTACATCCCATACGTTTGTTGTATTTGTCAGGTTCTGGCTAAAATTACCTGCCGCTTCAACAGGACAGGGAATATAATCCATCCCGTATAACCGGCGGTTGGCATCCAGCCCGCCGTTATCACCCGTGTGAGGGGTCCTTAACGGCGTAAAATAAAGCTTGATGATCGTCCGGTCATTTCCTCCATCATACTCGGTCGTGGCATACATCTCATTAATGGAAGAACCGGTTCCGGTGGTTACCGGAGCCGGTGAAATCACCGTATAAGCATCCGCAATAGTATCAAGAGGCGACTGATCGGTTCCCCCTTCAATACAAGCGATTGATAAATCGCCTGCTGTAGTCAGGTTCATATCCGGAATAACCAGACTGATACAGGTTGCTGTGGTCATAAAATTATTGCCTGCTATAGAAGGGTCTTTCAGATATGCATAGACACGTAGTTTCAAATCATCCGCAAGATTATAGCGTATATTCTCAGGATGGGTAACCGCACGCCACTGCGGGTAGTTCGCCGGGTCTTTCGCCGCATCGGAATAATTCCGGATAGACGGCATGGGAATCAATTCCCCGTGCAGGTTGATAAAAAGAGAATTGCGGTAATTGGTCGGATTAAGCACCATATCATCCAAAAGAAGCCGGTAAGTAAGGTCGCCTTGCTCTTCCAATCCTGCCGCCAGGCGGTTGTTATATAAAGCCAGCTCGTCAGGGTAACGCATAGCATGGTTATACTGGTCTGCCAGGGTATAAGGATAAGGATTGCTAGCCGCGTTATAATCATTAGTTGTAGTGCCGTCAATATTGACCCGCGCCTTGACATTGGAAGGCACATAATATTGGCTGACCGCTGAACCTGAAGGCATGCTTCCCGGATAAAAATATACATAATTAATATCTGCGTTAGAATCAACCGCGTCATTGAAATACGGCTTATATTCCCGGTCACGCCCGTAAGCCGCCTTGGTCACCCAATGACGGCGGAATTCCATTCCAGGATTGCGCGACTCCATATCGGTCAGGGCATTTTCGATAAACGGTGTCAGGTACGCCAGATACACCCACCAGCCGGGAATGTTTTCCACTCCCAACATATATACATCATAAACCTGGGTAGTCGGGTCGGTATCACCGCTGGTTGAAACGACTGAGGTTATATCCGCCATGATAGTGGCATCATTGTCTCCCGGTTCAGTGCGGAATATTTTTACCGTGACAATACGCACGTTTGACGCTTCAAATGAAGCGAATTTCCTTACCGTAATACGCCTGGCATAATACCACCGGTTAGAAGTCCAGGTATTCCCGCTAAGGATGTGATCGGGTGAAGCTACAGTTGAATCAATCGTAAGAAAAGGGGAAGTGCCTACACCGTCATCAAAGATATCCAGTGTTGATGCCCCGCCGGATGATTCATTCCCTTCGGCATAAGCCCTTAATTCGCTTATGAGCGAAATAGCTTTCTGGATGGCAAAAGAATGATCCTGGTTTGTGCTTATGGACAGATTCATCGTTGTGAAAAAGCTGAATGACGCGGTAATGGCAATGGCTAAAACCATTACAGCAATCATCAGTTCAACGATGGTAAAACCGTTGCGCAATTTCAGATTTTTATTTTTATCCGCATATTCCGCTTGCGCGTTGCTCAAATCATTTAACCTCATAGATTCCTTTAGCCAAGCGATACTGACCGGTGTATGTGGCTA
This genomic interval from Planctomycetota bacterium contains the following:
- a CDS encoding prepilin-type N-terminal cleavage/methylation domain-containing protein, yielding MRLNDLSNAQAEYADKNKNLKLRNGFTIVELMIAVMVLAIAITASFSFFTTMNLSISTNQDHSFAIQKAISLISELRAYAEGNESSGGASTLDIFDDGVGTSPFLTIDSTVASPDHILSGNTWTSNRWYYARRITVRKFASFEASNVRIVTVKIFRTEPGDNDATIMADITSVVSTSGDTDPTTQVYDVYMLGVENIPGWWVYLAYLTPFIENALTDMESRNPGMEFRRHWVTKAAYGRDREYKPYFNDAVDSNADINYVYFYPGSMPSGSAVSQYYVPSNVKARVNIDGTTTNDYNAASNPYPYTLADQYNHAMRYPDELALYNNRLAAGLEEQGDLTYRLLLDDMVLNPTNYRNSLFINLHGELIPMPSIRNYSDAAKDPANYPQWRAVTHPENIRYNLADDLKLRVYAYLKDPSIAGNNFMTTATCISLVIPDMNLTTAGDLSIACIEGGTDQSPLDTIADAYTVISPAPVTTGTGSSINEMYATTEYDGGNDRTIIKLYFTPLRTPHTGDNGGLDANRRLYGMDYIPCPVEAAGNFSQNLTNTTNVWDVMANAPSTIGDGGALAYTGGDFIYALRGGNSQVFSRYSISGNSWTGKANYGSNVGAGGSLAYVPSNGRIYALRGNNQTTFQYYTENSWTARAAAPAAVGTGGALCYPGTGDFIYAFRGATTNTFWRYSISGNSWSAMAVALANVGAGGALASTGGDFIYAFRGAASNAFWRYSISGNAWVSMTNAPGNVGTGAISGGALVYPGSGDFIYAFQGAGNTAFWRYSISGNSWTVMTATNPYNVGAGGSLVYAASSGYVYGLQGNSSLPFLRCSTVPKNTARWLITINNAAVVRELGNPASDVIEIHTRINDDLTTGTVWPTKNKPPNLSSTYIWRTNSIDNVPFSERYQFQGDPRHCPYSDVRAYNGYNWYFDNLRDGSYNTISDWPGISSTLVNGTGDSLDGWHGGGGTGGDRMEIDVPRYFQFIRTALTGANCVYTSITGWSYYYMGIGNEIGYDSANGFANSIPTSRKPFDGGTGTRNEQSITTDQTGGVKYIRESVTPYWWGMPWLGENYPDGVYSAQWTVNGNLNTGSVANTFIRIRRSDITAANAKWLNRGTTFSGLDCVRRTQAYGCTSFFNIGTTTSTFRHTGRDGTTGAITADGTIMANGYNFPMPSSAAISRPFRLDNDWGAVPTEFSINEYSNLRCTATVNTQLYGHQDGVDWRGSSLIRLANPSASNAFIVVNGLDKTVESGSAFIGRYAVVSLMHSFLTCGLTGTPSRIVQLPRAELETPNVSTELNDPSAISITWSIEWKRWDGQKYTSAYADGFAETESDLRYALLYSSDNGQTWKHVVDNSDATIGIPDQGLWLTDVYAGANEGYDWDVSDTVLFPEGSYILRLEAYRVNQMRHYSYHRQKIFINR